The genomic stretch ACAGTTGGGACTCACGCTCGCGGAGTTGATGGCGCGTACGCGGATGCTTCTTCACGGAACGACGGTAGGAACCAACGCCATAGTGGAGATGAAGGGCGCGCGCGTAGGGCTGATCACGACGCGGGGACATGGCGATGCGCTTCTCATCATGCGCTCGGTGGGGCGTTCGGCCGGGTTGCCGATCGAGAGGCTCTTACACGTCTCGCGCCATCAGAAGCCTCAACCGCTCGTCCCTCGCCATCTCATCCGCGAAGTGAGCGAGCGCGTGGATTGGCAGGGCAAGGTCATCGTGCCGTTGAATCGAGATGAGGCGCGACGGGCTATCGAGGAGCTGTTGGAACAGCAGGTCGAGGCGATCGCCATTGCGTTCCTCTGGGGGTTCATCAATCCCATTCACGAACAGGAAGTGCGCCGCATGGTTCAGGAGATGGCTCCCGATCTGTTCGTCACATGTGCTCATGAGCTGATTGCCAAGCCGGGCGAGTACGAACGGACGGCGGCGACCGTGATCAACTGCTTCATCGGACCAAAGACCGCACATTACGTGCAGCGGGTGGAAAGGCGCGCTCGTGAACTCGGTTATACGGCTCCGTTGCTCGTCATGCAGGCGGCGGGCGGCGTGACCCCAGCCGAAGAGATCTTACGGGCGCCCTTGTTCACCATCGGATCGGGTCCTGTAGGGGGGCTGATGGGGGCCCGCTTCTTAGCTGAGACGCTTGGGCACTCACACGTCATCGCCACCGATATGGGAGGGACGAGTTTCGACGTCGGCCTCATCGTCGAGGGGCGACCACTCTCGGCCTCCGAGACGACGCTCCATCAATACACGTTCTTCATGCCGCGTCTGGACATCATTTCCATCGGTGCTGGTGGAGGCTCCATCATTTGGGTGGATGAGCTGAGCGGGACTATGAAGGTCGGCCCTGAATCGGCGGGGGCAGATCCGGGGCCAGCTTGTTATGGACGGGGGAACATGCGACCGACGGTGACGGACGCTGATCTGCTTCTGGGCTATTACAACCCGGACTTCTTCTTGGGCGGTCAGCTCAAGCTCGATCGCGAGGCCGCGTATCGGGCGATGTGTACGGTGGCTGAGCCACTCGGTCTCGAGGTCTTGGAAGCAGCGGATGGAGCTACGCGGATCGTGGAGACGCACATGGCTGACCTCATCCGGCAGATGACGATTCAGCGCGGGTATGATCCGCGCGATTTTGTCGTCTATGCATATGGCGGAGCGGCTGGAGCGCATGCGGCCGCTTATGCGCGGGAACTCGGGTGTCGCACGGTTGTCGTCCCAGGGGGAGCTTTAGCTTCGACCTGGTCGGCCTTTGGCATTCTCTCGACCGATATTCAGCACGTCTACGAGAAAGCGGAGCTGCTCATCGCGCCCTTCGAAGCCGCGCGCGTCACTGAGATCTTCTTCGAATTGGAAGAACGAGTGCGACGCCAACTGCGCGAAGAGGGAGTTCCAGAAGACCGCGTTCTCCTTCAGCGCTTCGTCGAGATGAAGTTCCGCCTGCAGATCCACCGTGTTGAAGTTCCCGTCCCTGGAGGGATTTTGACCGATCAAGACATGCGCGATCTGGAGCGGACATTTGTTCACAAGTACGAGTCGCTCTATGGGCGCGGATCCGCGTACACGGCGGCGGGGATGGAGATCGGCCTGTTGCGCGTCATCGGGCTCGGTCGCGTCGCCCCTCGGGGCATGCGGAAGAAGACCTGCGAGCGCGCTCAGGAGTTGAGGCCCATCGGGCAGCGCGACGTCTACTGGCGCGAGCTTGGAAGCCATCATCAGACACCCATCTTCAATGGGGAGACCATGCCTCGCGGAGGGGTGATCGAAGGCCCGGCGATCCTCGAGCTCCCCGTGACGACGATCGTCGTTCGACCAGACAGTGTGCTCACGACTGATGAATACGGGAATTTCATCCTGACCCTCGCCTGAGCGGATTTGAGGGGCTCATGGACGAAAGGAGGAAAGCGAACATGTCTTCAGTGAAGTGGGATGGCCGCCAATATCCCTACGTCTACGGTCGGGAATTGAAGATCGATCCTGGCTTGAAAGTGCACATGGAAGCTGCCGAATGGATCGATCCAATCACCTACGAGGTCATTCGCCACGCCTTGTGGAACATTAATGTCGAGCATGGATTGACGATCATGAAGATCTCCGGCTCTCCCATTTGCGCCTATGGGCATGATTTCAATCCGTGTCTTCTGGACGAGAAGGGAGATTTCGTCTTCTTCGGCCCGTTCCTTCAATACCTCTCCTCGGCGACCAGCTCAGCGGTGAAGTGGACGCTGGAATACCGTTCGGAGAATCCTGGGATCGAGGAAGACGACATCTTCTTGACGAATGATCCGTGGATTGGGGCGACGCACCAATCGGACGTGACGTTGATTGCGCCCGTCTTCTGGGAGGGGGAGCTATTTTGCTGGGTGGGAAACACCCTGCACCAATGGGACCTCGGGGGGACAGCGCCCGGGGGATTCAATCCCATGGCTCCGGACGTCTACTGGGAGGCCGGATGCATCCCTCCGATCAAGATCGTTGAGCGCGGACGGCTGCGTCGCGATCTCGAGGAGGAATACATTCGCCGATCTCGTATGCCGGAGCTGGTCGCTTTGGACCTGCGCGCCGAGATCGCCGGATGCCATGTCGCTCGCGAGCGGATCAAGCAGTTGCTCGCCCGATATGGGGCAGCGACTGTCAAAGGCGTCATGCGCAAGCTACAGGACGATTCGGAGAAAGCCTTCGTGAGGAGGTTAGAGACCATCCCTGACGGTACATGGCGCGAGGTCGGATGGGTGGAGTGGGCACATCCCGATGATCGACATATCTATCGGAACTGTTTGACGCTCACCAAGCGCGGGGATCGGTTAATCTTCTCCAACGAGGGGACGGATCCACAAGCGGGCACCCTCAATTGCACCCTCGTTGCCTGGCGGGGAGCCATCATGGCGATGGTTTCGGCGCAGATGCTTTTCGATCAGATGTTTGTCGTTGAGGGGGCGTATCGTCACGTGGAGTTCGACGTCCAACCGGGCACGCTCACATGCGCGCTCTTCCCAGCGGCGGTGAGCGCGGCTCCCGCTCTCACGCTCCTTCAAACGATCGCCCTCTCTGGGCTCGTGATCTCAAAAATGCTCGCTTGCTCGAACGATCCGGAGCTACGGACAGAGGTGCAGAGCTGCATGGGAGCACCCATGTATCCGATCGTGGCGCTCAGCGGCGTGAATCAGCGTGGGGCGCCATATGTCTCATTCCTCCTCGATCCAGTTGGGGCCGCGTTGGCTGGACTCTCGTGGCGGGACGGCGTGGATACAGGAGGCTGGCCGTGGGACCTACAGAGCACGATGCCGAACGTCGAGGAGATTGAATGGTTCTATCCGATCCTTTATCTCTGGCGTCGTGAGTTGCCGGATTCAGGAGGGGCGGGGAAGTTTCGTGGCGGAAACGCCGCAGAGTTGGCCTTCATCCCCCATGGAACGGAGCGCATCACGCTCTTTACGGCGACGGGACACTGCGCTGTGCCAGGACCGGGACTATTTGGAGGATTCCCTACTTCGACGACACGATATACTTTAGTTCGCGGAGCCCACGCGCGACAGCTCATGTCGGCGGGGCGCATGCCGGATCGCGCCGACGTCCTGGGCGGTCAGATGGAGCACCTGCCGCCGAAGGCTTTCAATATCGTCCAAGGTCCCGAGGACGTCTTCATGATGGCGTGGGCATCGGCCGGGGGATACGGAGATCCATTGCTCCGCGATCCCGAGCGCGTTGCTGAAGACTATCGTGAAGGACGCATCACGCGAGAATGGGCGCGGCGCGCCTATGGCGTCCTGCTCGACGAGGTCGGAGCCGTTATTCCTCGCGAGACGGAGCACTTGCGCTTGCAGATGCGCCGTCAGCGCATCGGGACTGAACCGAAGCCGCAAACGGCGACTGATGAGCCCGAGGCTCGAATTTTGGCGGAAGGTCTGAAGCTCATCGAGGGATGGATCCGTTGCCGGTATTGCGATCATCCTCTCGCGCCGGCAGCGGAGAATTACAAGCTCCGTTGCCTCCAAAAGAGCTTTTCCCTCGAAGAGGCCAACCCGCATATCCTCGATCCGAAGACCTACATCGAGGAAACAATCGAGTGGCGCCACTTTTACTGTCCGGGATGTGGCGCGCTCCTTGAAACTGAGCTAGCTCGGCCTTCGGATGCACCCTTGTGGGATATTCAGATCGAGCCTCAGAAGATATGACCGCGCGCTAGCTTCGCTTTGGGGGAGGACAAGATGCGAAAGATCGGAGAGGGAGAGCCGATCTCCGGACAGGAAGC from Blastocatellia bacterium encodes the following:
- a CDS encoding hydantoinase B/oxoprolinase family protein, producing MSSVKWDGRQYPYVYGRELKIDPGLKVHMEAAEWIDPITYEVIRHALWNINVEHGLTIMKISGSPICAYGHDFNPCLLDEKGDFVFFGPFLQYLSSATSSAVKWTLEYRSENPGIEEDDIFLTNDPWIGATHQSDVTLIAPVFWEGELFCWVGNTLHQWDLGGTAPGGFNPMAPDVYWEAGCIPPIKIVERGRLRRDLEEEYIRRSRMPELVALDLRAEIAGCHVARERIKQLLARYGAATVKGVMRKLQDDSEKAFVRRLETIPDGTWREVGWVEWAHPDDRHIYRNCLTLTKRGDRLIFSNEGTDPQAGTLNCTLVAWRGAIMAMVSAQMLFDQMFVVEGAYRHVEFDVQPGTLTCALFPAAVSAAPALTLLQTIALSGLVISKMLACSNDPELRTEVQSCMGAPMYPIVALSGVNQRGAPYVSFLLDPVGAALAGLSWRDGVDTGGWPWDLQSTMPNVEEIEWFYPILYLWRRELPDSGGAGKFRGGNAAELAFIPHGTERITLFTATGHCAVPGPGLFGGFPTSTTRYTLVRGAHARQLMSAGRMPDRADVLGGQMEHLPPKAFNIVQGPEDVFMMAWASAGGYGDPLLRDPERVAEDYREGRITREWARRAYGVLLDEVGAVIPRETEHLRLQMRRQRIGTEPKPQTATDEPEARILAEGLKLIEGWIRCRYCDHPLAPAAENYKLRCLQKSFSLEEANPHILDPKTYIEETIEWRHFYCPGCGALLETELARPSDAPLWDIQIEPQKI
- a CDS encoding hydantoinase/oxoprolinase family protein — translated: MKMRSELTPHDLERERSEPIRDAREYYCAVDTGGTFTDCVVRDSEGNLSFAKSPSTPWDFSEGFFAALSAAAEQLGLTLAELMARTRMLLHGTTVGTNAIVEMKGARVGLITTRGHGDALLIMRSVGRSAGLPIERLLHVSRHQKPQPLVPRHLIREVSERVDWQGKVIVPLNRDEARRAIEELLEQQVEAIAIAFLWGFINPIHEQEVRRMVQEMAPDLFVTCAHELIAKPGEYERTAATVINCFIGPKTAHYVQRVERRARELGYTAPLLVMQAAGGVTPAEEILRAPLFTIGSGPVGGLMGARFLAETLGHSHVIATDMGGTSFDVGLIVEGRPLSASETTLHQYTFFMPRLDIISIGAGGGSIIWVDELSGTMKVGPESAGADPGPACYGRGNMRPTVTDADLLLGYYNPDFFLGGQLKLDREAAYRAMCTVAEPLGLEVLEAADGATRIVETHMADLIRQMTIQRGYDPRDFVVYAYGGAAGAHAAAYARELGCRTVVVPGGALASTWSAFGILSTDIQHVYEKAELLIAPFEAARVTEIFFELEERVRRQLREEGVPEDRVLLQRFVEMKFRLQIHRVEVPVPGGILTDQDMRDLERTFVHKYESLYGRGSAYTAAGMEIGLLRVIGLGRVAPRGMRKKTCERAQELRPIGQRDVYWRELGSHHQTPIFNGETMPRGGVIEGPAILELPVTTIVVRPDSVLTTDEYGNFILTLA